Proteins encoded in a region of the Podospora pseudopauciseta strain CBS 411.78 chromosome 6, whole genome shotgun sequence genome:
- the IRA2 gene encoding Ras GTPase activating protein ira2 (EggNog:ENOG503NX3S; COG:V) yields MNGDALVGSLVERLSSRLPHRTGSPTSDFAQDEVVLKTRSTLVNLSALGSIALVLDALLTVLKEQAQPFRALLSHPPHIILSELYILELIADCCASHWYGSQNGPITSSSDGSRSGTSSPTLAGEGPLSPAQRATFYPPESLNESLLARVFEAIKVLFEPIPENYILPAKTILDDTSAKHITLPTPEEPTRTPLSTPSSEPPETSRLLGAQAAAIEAHIKLIVEYVTASSWPKAFEYFRNVIYAVRANAPPQGTPIPNAAAAEEERSALIMLRLVSFFWVDAQKLSLVIQEFCSSFLHFRKSFQNTVAVVTPLLITRWLDRYPEEFIAIHSIQKRRENAPDTLFDMTQTVVDNGRRRAVLYPMQMTLLFLLPDVFEVASNMREAKSGGMAKKVQFLEGLRKALRNRNEQAAYCLVLLLRAARHFDAESDSALVSYAMDVQDEVRDAVFRRFPPGSGEGGGMFEQDVMTAAFVSLSHLNFESCVDSLALACLAPSAPHSFKITVIQACAYFARLEERGRYQPLFSAASAFIQGQLHTMSELLHEGYIEDQVGQRKVLESGGMVSMVSNVLNFLDASPMTLFEGPPTEKSERDHFYEENLEALISCIIASDEGIRRLATGVAKRLFGDEKFMMTVRASKGISSTGFKTNFWRLTSLILILICDRARWPSTADGLRAVQGYLESRLHLLTSIPELGKISEDVPERTAASTKLETLFLLSLCSADIEICQIVTSCIGTFLEECRLIDTTPATAKSSLTLLRNGEVFGEISSRDFRFTGLVAFQKRIRSLLRRMQYPSAGILDAWELVFERWLHLSKDLSLMAVEGGQERMVAEWRNYSGFLASLGGICTAEQAINHEEPSISGLRWIDRLSSVNHEEPLLSQYLKLSVQLLACANVRIRETIREVLSTEVPPSLYQPLFKALETQLDVLFTGAMEPSVKGQDNDIIFAEQSSSLLKALVERLDTPTDLGAASSLHLGALSLNFAKFLDGVPDTPSCLRVKIKICQLCEAVTKRKEHLNLRDDVRNRNQLLEYIFSWIARPRSPRGDNTGYGSNSSRENEMVRVQRDLDRACLRALAELTYRLPLQPGDGQTDAGTSELKSQMFHQYFNRFLSLLNMDSASSVEFGSTHRGHQFTKDADVATPADLAISILSNLLSANIDVGLKHSLSIGYHENVEIRTAFLKVLHNILVQGTEFNNLSDAAVSEKYDELIELLINDTSLATAMSAVCPSHDMDELTISLLNIFETRGLTFVLLEALIKQEVDDTESEPELLRRTSVASKMLSIYAKWKGVGYLKGTLQNVVERLMLTSRDLNLELDPTRVTSPEELQTNAEHLQIVAKVFIDNICASTDSMPATFRKICNIISTTVVQKFPDSKYTAVGAFIFLRFFCPAIVAPEAEGLVSTPPSKEMRRGLLLIAKVVQNLANNVLFGVKEPYMFPLIEFLTNNIYRVTTFLREISAPMSNFENPPSGESFDFGSCVGLHRFLYEHWDQVRLRLKAQERRELVRSPSGTTRTRSPVLEPLRNLIMNHLGPTPLAVTWNRPQISANSPPAYSRFQDFMLRNAFRSTESFLTARAVYDGGESKDGLSIICIILRNIDAESIDYDTLIYCYLKIASRLWHRPFGLLIDATCYNGQTEPRDELFQKLEQLTPTELSKQLARIYIYNMNSACKKCFRRVLRISTRNETSVFSPNNVEYHLIGSLQDLQAHFHLSQLHLPKETISVVTDTRYVFQPITRLSKSKGKIDVVIKVGSQFVQVTTTKKQDVPGFRLNTTVNDIFRLGDVDEAPTSIQTEDDSAFGLRADNGKIVMYFTSPKKADVLQAIRAAKAKYGKDTRALKSFDRLIRPQDVPGTLLNLALTNLSSGDPRLRLASYNLLSALCKAFKFSAASMLMSGKDISIPPDPSRFIVGISKKLAQAEPQLTSDFLNEFFVGWDSFSDEQKPLSLEYMAPWIPSLRTSLLASESESDKGREKIAALFRKLIDITLNDPTLMNTLGHSVWPVIQRDEVLLDILLDEIIKTALSIGFMDEQTEVLASVASQIGTITLRARFISRLRKALNRTSLRPTRSLPDNAVWNEICVLLQFCKALAFDSGVQAQMYLAEIFHIVTMLANTGMSDVRVTVHQLLTNTLHSACTHFELDEARQGKMRATLEMLSDSKSEIFVNSVMSLRDGASISTNQEAGSTLGATESLAAILFETCSVAAPSVDLANAWRSRWMSLVASTAFQNNPAIQPRAFTVMGCLAREEVDDDLLYQVLVALRNSVGRFGDDTSSDMLVAIVTSLSKMMAKLPSASRYGLQLFWLAMSLLRLVPPNLFNCTAMFLESVLTNISTSGDMRGEKMVPYLLQGRVQLEEAALHLDEAYGIHFNAENFHFAACACLVRGLTDAFTRTTALRVLSTFLEMTTWNDPAPPRGNPLSSSFSTDRSIRDLAGSPYMALMLARTVSIDELRENLWSVGINPSGLSDLVSLRSAQDLVLLKDKDLLLNTAIELVDFQYLDDAVQYRSLQWLNEVTRERPGVMGHLFGHVGWLLDDIFKHCQSSTTLEAAHVLLQTGLRFSTQEQRPDLGETLEGMGFGGLWRSCGSSFGGGGGVGFGGGGMGGG; encoded by the exons ATGAATGGTGACGCCCTGGTGGGCAGCCTGGTGGAGAGGCTGAGCTCAAGG CTCCCCCACCGTACCGGCTCGCCTACCTCTGATTTCGCTCAAGACGAAGTTGTCTTGAAGACGCGCTCGACACTCGTCAACCTCAGCGCCCTCGGGTCCATCGCGCTCGTTCTCGACGCCCTCCTGACCGTGCTCAAGGAGCAGGCCCAGCCCTTTCGAGCTCTTCTATCTCACCCGCCGCATATAATACTTTCCGAGCTCTACATCCTCGAGCTCATCGCCGACTGCTGCGCCAGCCACTGGTACGGCTCCCAGAATGGCCCGAttaccagcagcagcgatgGATCAAGGTCGGGGACATCCTCCCCTACCTTGGCTGGCGAGGGCCCCTTGTCCCCTGCTCAGAGAGCCACCTTTTACCCGCCCGAGTCTCTGAACGAGAGCCTTCTAGCTCGCGTGTTTGAGGCGATCAAGGTGCTTTTTGAGCCCATACCCGAGAATTATATCCTCCCAGCCAAGaccatcctcgacgacaccTCGGCCAAGCATATCACTTTGCCCACCCCCGAAGAACCAACTCGAACACCACTCTCCACCCCATCGAGCGAACCCCCCGAGACGAGCCGGTTGCTGGGGGCTCAAGCAGCCGCGATAGAAGCCCACATCAAGCTCATCGTGGAATACGTCACGGCTTCGAGCTGGCCCAAAGCATTTGAATACTTCCGCAACGTCATCTACGCCGTCCGAGCCAATGCGCCACCCCAGggcacccccatccccaacgccgccgccgccgaagaggAACGCTCCGCCTTGATTATGCTCAGGCTTGTTTCGTTCTTTTGGGTCGACGCCCAGAAGCTGAGTCTTGTTATTCAAGAGTTTTGTTCCAGCTTTTTGCACTTTAGAAAGTCGTTTCAGAACACGGTCGCGGTGGTGACGCCGCTGTTGATTACAAGGTGGTTGGACAGGTACCCGGAGGAGTTTATTGCTATCCATTCGATACAGAAGCGGAGGGAGAACGCGCCGGATACGCTGTTTGACATGACGCAGACAGTGGTGGATAacgggcggaggagggcggtgctGTATCCGATGCAGATGACGTTGCTGTTTTTGCTGCCGGACGTGTTTGAAGTGGCGAGCAACATGCGCGAGGCCAAGTCGGGGGGTATGGCGAAGAAGGTGCagtttttggaggggttgaggaaggcgttACGAAATCGGAATGAGCAGGCTGCTTATTGtttggtgctgttgctgcgagCGGCGAGGCATTTTGACGCGGAGAGTGACAGTGCCTTGGTTTCGTACGCGATGGATGTGCAGGATGAGGTGAGGGATGCGGTTTTTAGGCGGTTTCCTCCGGGGagcggtgagggaggggggatgtttGAGCAGGATGTCATGACGGCGGCGTTTGTCTCGTTGAGTCACTTGAACTTTGAGAGCTGTGTCGACTCGTTGGCTTTGGCGTGTCTGGCGCCGAGTGCGCCGCACAGCTTCAAGATTACGGTTATACAGGCTTGTGCGTACTTTGCGAggctggaggagagggggaggtacCAGCCGCTGTTCTCGGCGGCGAGCGCATTTATTCAGGGGCAGCTGCATACCATGAGTGAGCTGCTGCATGAGGGGTATATCGAGGATCAGGTTGGGCAGAGGAAGGTGTTGGAGagtggggggatggtgagcATGGTGAGCAATGTGTTGAACTTTTTGGATGCGAGCCCGATGACGCTTTTTGAGGGGCCGCCGACCGAGAAGAGTGAGAGGGATCATTTTTATGAAGAAAATTTGGAGGCGTTGATTAGCTGTATTATTGCGAGCGATGAGGGGATCAGGAGGTTGGCGACGGGGGTGGCGAAACGGTTGTTTGGGGATGAGAAGTTTATGATGACTGTGAGGGCGAGTAAGGGGATTAGTTCGACGGGGTTCAAGACGAACTTTTGGAGATTGAC GTCGCTCATATTGATCTTGATATGTGATAGGGCGAGGTGGCCGAGCACGGCGGATGGGCTGAGGGCTGTTCAGGGGTATTTGGAGTCGAGGCTGCATTTGTTGACTTCGATTCCGGAGTTGGGTAAGATCTCCGAGGATGTTCCCGAGAGGACGGCTGCTTCGACAAAGTTGGAGACGTTGTTTTTGCTGTCGCTTTGCTCGGCGGATATCGAAATCTGCCAGATCGTGACGTCGTGTATAGGAACGTTTCTCGAGGAGTGCAGGCTTATCGACACGACTCCTGCGACGGCCAAATCATCACTTACGCTTTTGCGCAACGGAGAGGTGTTTGGTGAGATTTCGTCGAGGGATTTCAGGTTCACTGGGCTGGTTGCGTTCCAAAAGAGAATTAGGTCCCTCCTGAGGCGTATGCAATACCCCAGTGCCGGTATTCTGGATGCCTGGGAGCTGGTCTTTGAAAGATGGCTTCATTTGTCCAAGGATCTGTCTCTAATGGCAGTCGAGGGCGGACAAGAGAGAATGGTTGCTGAGTGGCGAAATTACTcgggcttcttggcctcgcTGGGTGGTATTTGCACGGCCGAGCAGGCCATCAATCATGAAGAGCCTTCCATTAGTGGGCTACGATGGATCGACAGGTTGTCTTCTGTGAATCATGAGGAGCCGCTTTTGAGTCAGTACCTGAAGCTGAGCGTTCAGCTTCTGGCATGCGCCAACGTCAGAATTCGTGAGACCATCAGGGAGGTCTTGTCAACCGAGGTCCCGCCTTCGCTGTATCAGCCCCTTTTCAAGGCATTGGAGACGCAGCTTGATGTCCTCTTCACTGGGGCCATGGAGCCCAGTGTCAAGGGGCAAGACAACGACATTATCTTTGCAGAGCAGTCCTCTTCTCTGCTGAAGGCACTGGTGGAAAGGCTTGATACACCAACCGACCTCGGCGCGGCATCCTCTCTGCATCTCGGTGCTCTTTCCCTCAACTTTGCCAAGTTTCTGGACGGCGTCCCTGACACTCCTTCCTGCTTGCGGGTGAAGATCAAGATCTGTCAGCTCTGCGAAGCTGTCACAAAACGAAAAGAGCATCTCAATCTGCGTGATGATGTCCGCAACCGCAATCAGCTGCTCGAGTACATCTTTAGCTGGATCGCCCGGCCACGCTCACCACGTGGTGACAACACCGGCtacggcagcaacagcagtcgTGAGAACGAGATGGTGCGTGTCCAGCGGGACCTCGACAGGGCCTGCCTCAGAGCTTTGGCTGAACTCACTTaccgtcttcctcttcaaccagGCGATGGTCAAACAGATGCTGGCACGAGTGAGCTCAAGTCACAGATGTTCCACCAGTACTTCAACCGCTTCCTCTCGCTGCTCAACATGGACTCGGCCAGCTCGGTCGAGTTTGGCAGCACTCACCGCGGTCATCAGTTCACCAAAGATGCTGATGTAGCCACGCCTGCTGATCTTGCTATTTCAATCTTGTCGAACCTTCTCAGTGCCAACATCGATGTGGGACTGAAGCATTCGCTGAGCATAGGGTACCACGAGAATGTGGAGATCAGGACGGCGTTCCTCAAGGTGCTTCATAATATCCTGGTGCAGGGTACCGAGTTCAACAACCTCAGCGATGCGGCCGTGAGCGAAAAGTACGATGAGCTGATTGAGCTGTTGATCAACGACACCAGCTTGGCTACGGCGATGAGCGCCGTCTGCCCAAGTCACGACATGGACGAGCTAACCATTTCGTTATTGAACATCTTTGAGACGAGGGGGCTCACCTTTGTGTTACTCGAGGCTCTCATAAAACAAGAGGTCGACGACACGGAGAGCGAGCCTGAATTGCTTCGGAGAACGTCGGTGGCAAGCAAGATGCTGTCCATCTACGCCAAGTGGAAGGGCGTTGGGTATCTCAAGGGCACGCTGCAGAATGTGGTCGAACGGTTGATGCTGACGTCCAGGGACCTGAACCTGGAGCTTGACCCGACGAGGGTGACGAGTCCGGAGGAGCTGCAGACAAACGCGGAGCACCTGCAGATTGTGGCCAAGGTGTTTATCGACAACATCTGCGCTTCGACGGACAGCATGCCGGCGACGTTTCGAAAGATTTGCAACATCATCTCCACGACGGTGGTGCAAAAGTTTCCGGACTCAAAGTACACAGCCGTGGGGGCGTTTATCTTTTTGAGGTTCTTTTGCCCGGCCATTGTGGCGCCCGAGGCCgaggggttggtgtcgacgccgccgtcgaaggagatgaggagggggttgttgctgatcgCGAAGGTGGTGCAGAACTTGGCGAACAATGTGCTCTTTGGGGTCAAGGAGCCGTACATGTTTCCGCTTATTGAGTTTTTGACGAATAATATCTATCGGGTGACGACGTTTCTGAGGGAGATTTCg GCTCCTATGAGTAATTTCGAGAATCCACCCAGTGGCGAGTCGTTCGACTTTGGTAGCTGTGTTGGACTGCACAGGTTTCTCTATGAACATTGGGACCAGGTTCGGTTGAGGCTCAAGGCGCAGGAAAGACGAGAGCTGGTGAGGTCGCCTTCAGGAACGACACGCACTCGGTCACCTGTTTTGGAGCCGCTGAGGAATTTGATTATGAATCACTTGGGCCCGACGCCGCTGGCGGTTACTTGGAACAGGCCACAGATCTCGGCAAACAGCCCACCGGCGTATTCCAGGTTCCAGGACTTTATGCTTCGCAATGCTTTCCGTAGCACGGAATCTTTCCTTACCGCGAGGGCAGTctatgatggtggtgagagcAAGGATGGGCTGTCTATCATTTGCATTATTCTCAGGAACATTGATGCCGAGTCGATTGATTACGACACGCTGATCTACTGCTACCTCAAGATTGCCAGCAGGCTGTGGCATCGTCCGTTTGGCCTGCTGATCGATGCCACCTGTTACAATGGGCAGACGGAACCGAGGGACGAGCTGTTCCAAAAGCTCGAACAGCTGACGCCGACCGAGCTGTCAAAGCAGCTGGCACGGATCTACATTTACAACATGAACAGCGCCTGCAAGAAGTGCTTCCGCCGCGTTCTGAGGATATCAACCCGGAACGAGACCAGCGTCTTCAGCCCCAACAACGTCGAGTACCACCTCATCGGCAGCTTGCAGGACCTGCAGGCGCACTTCCACCTCAGCCAGCTGCACCTCCCCAAGGAGACCATCAGTGTGGTGACTGACACGCGATACGTCTTTCAGCCCATCACTAGGCTGTCCAAGTCCAAGGGCAAGATTGACGTGGTCATCAAGGTGGGCAGCCAGTTTGTTCAggtgaccaccaccaaaaagcaAGACGTCCCCGGGTTCCGCCTCAACACGACTGTTAATGACATTTTCCGGTTGGGCGACGTGGACGAGGCGCCGACTTCGATCCAGACGGAGGACGACTCTGCTTTTGGGCTGCGGGCGGACAACGGCAAGATTGTCATGTACTTTACCAGTCCCAAAAAGGCGGATGTGCTGCAGGCGATCAGGGCTGCCAAGGCTAAATATGGGAAAGATACGAGAGCTCTCAAGTCGTTTGATCGGTTGATTCGACCGCAGGATGTGCCTGGGACGTTGCTCAACCTGGCGTTGACGAACCTGTCGAGCGGGGATCCGAGGCTGAGGCTGGCGTCGTATAACCTTTTGAGTGCGCTGTGCAAGGCTTTCAAGTTTAGCGCCGCGTCGATGCTGATGAGCGGGAAGGACATCTCCATCCCGCCTGACCCGTCGAGGTTTATTGTCGGCATCAGCAAGAAGCTCGCCCAGGCGGAGCCGCAGCTGACGTCGGATTTTCTGAATGAGTTCTTTGTCGGGTGGGACAGCTTTTCGGATGAGCAGAAGCCTCTTAGTTTGGAGTACATGGCTCCCTGGATTCCTAGCCTGCGGACGTCACTCTTAGCGAGTGAAAGTGAGAGTGataaggggagggagaagattgCGGCGCTGTTCCGGAAGCTGATTGATATTACGCTTAATGATCCGACGCTGATGAATACACTGGGGCATTCGGTGTGGCCGGTTATCCAAAGGGATGAGGTGCTGCTGGACATTTTGCTTGATGAGATCATCAAGACGGCGCTGAGCATTGGGTTCATGGATGAGCAGACGGAGGTGTTGGCTTCGGTGGCGAGTCAGATTGGGACGATCACCCTCAGGGCGAGGTTCATCTCgcggttgaggaaggcgttGAATCGGACTTCGCTCAGGCCGACGAGGTCGTTGCCGGATAATGCGGTTTGGAACGAGATTTGCGTCTTGCTTCAGTTTTGCAAGGCGTTGGCGTTTGACAGCGGGGTGCAGGCGCAGATGTACCTGGCCGAGATTTTTCACATTGTGACGATGCTGGCCAATACTGGCATGTCGGATGTGAGGGTGACGGTGCATCAACTGTTGACCAACACGCTGCATTCGGCGTGCACGCACTTTGAGCTGGACGAGGCGAGGCAGGGGAAGATGAGGGCAACGTTGGAGATGTTGTCGGACAGCAAGAGCGAGATCTTTGTGAATTCGGTCATGTCGTTGAGGGATGGGGCGTCGATCTCGACTAATCAGGAGGCGGGGAGCACGCTGGGCGCGACGGAGAGCCTGGCGGCGATATTGTTTGAGACTTGCTCGGTTGCGGCGCCGTCGGTGGATTTGGCGAACGCGTGGAGATCGAGGTGGATGAGTTTGGTTGCTAGCACGGCTTTTCAGAACAATCCGGCTATTCAGCCACGCGCTTTTACCGTCATGGGCTGTCTCGCgagggaagaggttgatgatgatttgcTTTATCAAGTCCTCGTCGCGCTGAGGAACAGCGTGGGCAGGTTTGGTGATGACACGAGCAGCGACATGCTCGTTGCCATtgtcacctccctctccaaaatgATGGCCAAGCTCCCCTCTGCGTCACGATATGGTCTGCAGCTCTTCTGGCTGGCCATGTCCCTCTTGCGACTCGTCCCACCAAACCTGTTCAATTGCACTGCCATGTTCCTCGAGTCGGTCCTCACCAACATCAGCACTTCGGGTGACATGCGAGGAGAGAAGATGGTGCCCTATCTTCTCCAGGGTAGGGTCCAACTGGAAGAAGCGGCCCTCCACCTCGACGAGGCGTACGGCATTCACTTCAACGCGGAAAACTTTCACTTTGCAGCCTGTGCCTGTCTTGTTCGGGGCCTCACAGACGCATTCACGAGGACAACAGCATTGAGAGTGCTGTCCACCTTTCTAGAAATGACAACCTGGAACGACCCGGCCCCACCACGAGGTAATCCTTTGTCCTCGTCCTTTTCAACCGACCGATCCATCCGCGACCTGGCCGGGTCCCCTTACATGGCCCTCATGCTCGCCCGAACGGTATCGATTGATGAATTACGAGAAAATCTCTGGTCGGTAGGCATCAACCCATCTGGTTTGTCGGATTTGGTATCACTCCGCTCAGCTCAGgaccttgtcctcctcaaGGATAAAGATTTGCTTCTCAACACGGCCATCGAGCTGGTCGATTTTCAGTATCTGGACGATGCGGTGCAGTACCGGAGTCTGCAGTGGCTGAACGAGGTTACGAGGGAGAGGCCGGGGGTGATGGGGCATTTGTTTGGGCATGTGGGGTGGTTGCTGGATGATATTTTTAAGCACTGCCAGAGTTCGACGACGTTGGAGGCCGCGCATGTGCTGCTGCAGACGGGGTTGAGGTTTAGCACGCAGGAGCAGAGGCCGGATTTGGGGGAGacgttggaggggatggggtttggggggttgtggaggagctgcGGGAGTagttttgggggtgggggaggggttggatttggagggggggggatgggagggggatga